In Raphanus sativus cultivar WK10039 chromosome 5, ASM80110v3, whole genome shotgun sequence, the following proteins share a genomic window:
- the LOC108857552 gene encoding uncharacterized protein LOC108857552, producing the protein MSSRWLRPEVYPLFAATGAAVGICAFSLIRNITGNPEVRCTKENRAAGILDNHAEGEKYKENFLRKYVRDKRPEIMPGLNKFFTDPTY; encoded by the exons ATGTCGAGCCGTTGGTTGAGACCTGAG GTGTATCCCTTGTTCGCGGCTACAGGAGCTGCGGTTGGGATCTGTGCGTTCTCGTTGATTAGGAACATCACCGGAAACCCTGAAGTCAG ATGTACCAAGGAGAACAGGGCTGCCGGAATATTGGATAACCATGCAGAGGGAGAGAAGTACAAGGAGAATTTCTTGAGGAAGTATGTTCGCGACAAGCGTCCAGAAATCATGCCTGGCCTCAACAAGTTCTTCACCGATCCTACTTACTGA
- the LOC108861635 gene encoding two-component response regulator ARR5-like, translating into MAEVMRPEKLDMSNETSSLGSPELLHVLAVDDSIVDRKFIERLLRVSSCKVTVVDSPTRALQYLGLDGNHSSVGFKDLKINMIMTDYSMPGMTGYELMKKIKESAAFREIPVVIMSSENILPRIDRCLEEGAEDFLLKPVKLADVKRLRDSLMKADERACKNIMHKRELQANDIYSQLKRVNI; encoded by the exons ATGGCGGAGGTTATGCGTCCAGAAAAGTTGGACATGTCCAACGAAACTTCTTCCTTAGGATCACCTGAGCTTCTTCATGTTCTTGCCGTAGATGATAGCATCGTTGATAGGAAATTCATTGAGCGGTTGCTCAGAGTGTCGTCTTGTAAAG TTACTGTTGTCGATAGCCCGACAAGAGCTTTGCAATACCTTGGATTAGATGGAAACCATAGTTCTGTTGGATTTAAG GATCTGAAGATTAATATGATAATGACGGATTACTCTATGCCTGGCATGACTGGATATGAACTAATGAAAAAGATTAAA gAATCAGCAGCTTTCAGAGAAATACCCGTTGTGATTATGTCGTCAGAGAATATATTGCCACGTATTGATAG ATGTCTTGAAGAAGGTGCTGAAGATTTCTTATTGAAGCCTGTGAAACTTGCTGATGtgaagagattaagagactcgttaatgaaagccgacgaaagaGCTTGCAAGAATATTATGCACAAAAGAGAGCTACAAGCTAATGATATCTACTCACAGCTAAAACGCGTAAATATCTGA
- the LOC108857728 gene encoding aldehyde dehydrogenase family 2 member B4, mitochondrial isoform X2: MAARRVSSLLSRSFSASSPFLFRSQGRNCCNGSSRVVRRFGTSSAAEDIITPSVQVSYTQLLIDGNFVDAASDINRAVKAARKAFDEGPWPKMTAYERSRIMLRFADLVEKHSEELAALETWDNGKTYQQSKTAEIPMLARLFRYYAGWVDKIHGLTVPADGNYHVQTLHEPIGVAGQIIPWNFPLLMFAWKVGPALACGNTIVLKTAEQTPLTAFYVGKLFLEAGLPPGVLNIVSGFGPTAGASLASHMDVDKLAFTGSTDTGKVVLGLAANSNLKPVTLELGGKSPFIVFEDADINKAVELAHFALFFNQGQCCCAGSRTYVHEKVYDEFVEKAKARALKRVVGDPFKKGIEQGPQIDSKQFEKVMRYIRSGVESNATLECGGDQIGNKGYFIQPTVFSNVKDDMLIAQDEIFGPVQSILKFRDVDEVIRRANETRYGLAAGVFTKSLDTANRVSRALKAGTVWVNCFDVFDAAIPFGGYKMSGNGREKGIYSLNNYLQVKAVVTPLNNPAWI; encoded by the exons ATGGCAGCTCGTAGAGTGTCTTCTCTACTATCTCGATCCTTTTCAGCTTCCTCTCCCTTTCTCTTCCGTTCTCAAG GGAGAAACTGTTGTAATGGAAGTAGTAGGGTCGTAAGGAGATTTGGAACCTCTTCTGCAGCTGAAGATATCATAACCCCCTCGGTTCAAGTGTCTTACACACAGCTCCTAATCGATGGGAACTTCGTAGACGCTGCTTCTG ATATCAACCGGGCGGTGAAAGCTGCAAGGAAGGCCTTTGATGAAGGACCTTGGCCTAAGATGACTGCTTAT GAGAGGTCAAGGATAATGCTGAGATTCGCAGATTTGGTTGAGAAACACAGCGAAGAGCTCGCTGCTCTTGAGACATGGGACAATGGGAAGACTTATCAACAATCCAAAACAGCTGAGATTCCAATGCTCGCCAGATTGTTTCGCTACTATGCTG GATGGGTGGATAAGATTCATGGGCTCACAGTTCCAGCTGATGGAAACTATCATGTCCAGACACTGCATGAACCAATAGGAGTTGCTGGACAGATCATTCCATGGAACTTTCCTCTTTTGATGTTTGCTTGGAAAGTTGGTCCTGCTCTTGCTTGTGGTAACACCATTGTCCTCAAAACCGCTGAACAAACTCCTCTCACTGCTTTCTACGTCGGCAAGCTTTTCCTTGaa GCGGGTCTTCCTCCAGGTGTTCTGAATATAGTTTCTGGATTCGGTCCAACCGCAGGTGCTTCCCTCGCGAGTCACATGGATGTAGACAAG CTTGCTTTCACAGGATCAACTGATACGGGCAAAGTTGTACTGGGTCTAGCTGCTAACAGCAATCTCAAGCCAGTGACACTAGAACTTGGAGGGAAATCACCATTCATCGTATTCGAAGATGCAGATATCAATAAAGCTGTAGAGCTTGCACACTTTGCTCTCTTCTTTAACCAG gGGCAATGTTGCTGCGCTGGGTCTCGGACATATGTTCATGAGAAAGTGTACGATGAGTTTGTTGAGAAAGCAAAGGCACGCGCATTGAAACGTGTGGTTGGTGATCCTTTCAAGAAAGGCATTGAACAGGGTCCTCAG aTTGATTCGAAGCAATTCGAGAAAGTGATGAGGTACATAAGGTCAGGTGTTGAAAGCAATGCTACTCTTGAATGTGGTGGTGATCAGATTGGTAACAAAGGTTACTTCATCCAACCTACAGTCTTCTCTAACGTCAAg GACGATATGCTTATCGCTCAAGATGAGATTTTCGGACCAGTCCAATCGATCTTGAAGTTCAG GGATGTGGATGAGGTGATAAGGAGGGCTAACGAGACGAGATACGGGCTAGCCGCAGGGGTTTTCACAAAGAGTCTGGACACTGCAAATAGGGTGTCGAGGGCTTTGAAAGCTGGCACTGTTTGGGTTAACTGTTTCGACGTCTTTGACGCAGCCATTCCCTTTGGTGGTTACAAGATGAGCGGGAATGGTCGAGAGAAAGGTATTTATAGTCTCAACAACTACTTGCAGGTCAAGGCTGTTGTCACTCCTCTTAATAATCCTGCTTGGATATGA
- the LOC108857728 gene encoding aldehyde dehydrogenase family 2 member B4, mitochondrial isoform X1, whose protein sequence is MAARRVSSLLSRSFSASSPFLFRSQGRNCCNGSSRVVRRFGTSSAAEDIITPSVQVSYTQLLIDGNFVDAASGKTFPTLDPRTGEVIANVAEGDAEDINRAVKAARKAFDEGPWPKMTAYERSRIMLRFADLVEKHSEELAALETWDNGKTYQQSKTAEIPMLARLFRYYAGWVDKIHGLTVPADGNYHVQTLHEPIGVAGQIIPWNFPLLMFAWKVGPALACGNTIVLKTAEQTPLTAFYVGKLFLEAGLPPGVLNIVSGFGPTAGASLASHMDVDKLAFTGSTDTGKVVLGLAANSNLKPVTLELGGKSPFIVFEDADINKAVELAHFALFFNQGQCCCAGSRTYVHEKVYDEFVEKAKARALKRVVGDPFKKGIEQGPQIDSKQFEKVMRYIRSGVESNATLECGGDQIGNKGYFIQPTVFSNVKDDMLIAQDEIFGPVQSILKFRDVDEVIRRANETRYGLAAGVFTKSLDTANRVSRALKAGTVWVNCFDVFDAAIPFGGYKMSGNGREKGIYSLNNYLQVKAVVTPLNNPAWI, encoded by the exons ATGGCAGCTCGTAGAGTGTCTTCTCTACTATCTCGATCCTTTTCAGCTTCCTCTCCCTTTCTCTTCCGTTCTCAAG GGAGAAACTGTTGTAATGGAAGTAGTAGGGTCGTAAGGAGATTTGGAACCTCTTCTGCAGCTGAAGATATCATAACCCCCTCGGTTCAAGTGTCTTACACACAGCTCCTAATCGATGGGAACTTCGTAGACGCTGCTTCTG GTAAGACGTTCCCAACTCTTGATCCACGCACAGGGGAGGTCATCGCAAATGTAGCTGAAGGAGATGCTGAAGATATCAACCGGGCGGTGAAAGCTGCAAGGAAGGCCTTTGATGAAGGACCTTGGCCTAAGATGACTGCTTAT GAGAGGTCAAGGATAATGCTGAGATTCGCAGATTTGGTTGAGAAACACAGCGAAGAGCTCGCTGCTCTTGAGACATGGGACAATGGGAAGACTTATCAACAATCCAAAACAGCTGAGATTCCAATGCTCGCCAGATTGTTTCGCTACTATGCTG GATGGGTGGATAAGATTCATGGGCTCACAGTTCCAGCTGATGGAAACTATCATGTCCAGACACTGCATGAACCAATAGGAGTTGCTGGACAGATCATTCCATGGAACTTTCCTCTTTTGATGTTTGCTTGGAAAGTTGGTCCTGCTCTTGCTTGTGGTAACACCATTGTCCTCAAAACCGCTGAACAAACTCCTCTCACTGCTTTCTACGTCGGCAAGCTTTTCCTTGaa GCGGGTCTTCCTCCAGGTGTTCTGAATATAGTTTCTGGATTCGGTCCAACCGCAGGTGCTTCCCTCGCGAGTCACATGGATGTAGACAAG CTTGCTTTCACAGGATCAACTGATACGGGCAAAGTTGTACTGGGTCTAGCTGCTAACAGCAATCTCAAGCCAGTGACACTAGAACTTGGAGGGAAATCACCATTCATCGTATTCGAAGATGCAGATATCAATAAAGCTGTAGAGCTTGCACACTTTGCTCTCTTCTTTAACCAG gGGCAATGTTGCTGCGCTGGGTCTCGGACATATGTTCATGAGAAAGTGTACGATGAGTTTGTTGAGAAAGCAAAGGCACGCGCATTGAAACGTGTGGTTGGTGATCCTTTCAAGAAAGGCATTGAACAGGGTCCTCAG aTTGATTCGAAGCAATTCGAGAAAGTGATGAGGTACATAAGGTCAGGTGTTGAAAGCAATGCTACTCTTGAATGTGGTGGTGATCAGATTGGTAACAAAGGTTACTTCATCCAACCTACAGTCTTCTCTAACGTCAAg GACGATATGCTTATCGCTCAAGATGAGATTTTCGGACCAGTCCAATCGATCTTGAAGTTCAG GGATGTGGATGAGGTGATAAGGAGGGCTAACGAGACGAGATACGGGCTAGCCGCAGGGGTTTTCACAAAGAGTCTGGACACTGCAAATAGGGTGTCGAGGGCTTTGAAAGCTGGCACTGTTTGGGTTAACTGTTTCGACGTCTTTGACGCAGCCATTCCCTTTGGTGGTTACAAGATGAGCGGGAATGGTCGAGAGAAAGGTATTTATAGTCTCAACAACTACTTGCAGGTCAAGGCTGTTGTCACTCCTCTTAATAATCCTGCTTGGATATGA